A single region of the Aeromicrobium chenweiae genome encodes:
- a CDS encoding HAD family hydrolase, with amino-acid sequence MTSYSAVLWDLDGTIVDTEPLWMAAEHELAASHGKIWTEEDALQLVGNSLIASGEYIRDTLEIDMTAEQIVDHLVERLAAALSKDVVWRPGARELIEALAAQGVPQALVTMSYVQIAEPIASALPFAAVVTGDAVTRPKPFPDPYLRAAELLGVDATKCLAIEDSATGAASATAAGCDVLVVPHFVHVPEADRRVQIPTLVGLSPDDLDGLFGL; translated from the coding sequence GTGACCTCCTACTCCGCCGTCCTGTGGGACCTCGACGGCACGATCGTCGACACCGAGCCGCTGTGGATGGCCGCCGAGCACGAGCTCGCCGCGTCGCACGGCAAGATCTGGACCGAGGAGGACGCCCTCCAGCTCGTCGGCAACTCGCTCATCGCGTCGGGGGAGTACATCCGCGACACGCTCGAGATCGACATGACCGCCGAGCAGATCGTCGACCACCTCGTCGAGCGGCTGGCCGCGGCACTGAGCAAGGACGTCGTCTGGCGACCCGGCGCCCGTGAGCTCATCGAGGCGCTGGCCGCTCAGGGCGTGCCGCAGGCCCTGGTGACCATGTCGTACGTCCAGATCGCCGAGCCGATCGCCTCCGCGCTCCCGTTCGCCGCGGTGGTCACGGGAGACGCCGTCACCCGCCCGAAGCCGTTCCCCGACCCGTACCTGCGCGCCGCCGAGCTGCTGGGTGTGGACGCCACCAAGTGCCTCGCGATCGAGGACTCCGCCACCGGCGCCGCCTCCGCGACCGCAGCGGGCTGCGACGTCCTCGTCGTCCCGCACTTCGTGCACGTGCCGGAGGCGGATCGCCGGGTGCAGATCCCGACCCTGGTCGGGCTCAGCCCGGACGATCTCGACGGCCTCTTCGGTCTCTGA
- a CDS encoding site-2 protease family protein has protein sequence MSSTQRPGTWRIGRIAGVDLLIKPSLLLMGAALVVVFAPRYEDRSDTSPYVLAAVFVVALYVSVLVHEIAHVLVARGYRMQVDSVTLHLLGGETLIKGESRTPGQELVTSIAGPAASFAIALGAFAVSGAMDINTTSDIIYSIAFVNLIVAAFNMLPGLPLDGGRVFRAIIWKVTGDEESGIRIAAWIGRFAAVALVAATLWFIGDVQDTAINVLIAVFVAFFLWQGAGDALHNVGQAARINGLVAREIGFPGATPPPNAETLSADLRGPDLLRAMAARPAEAYALTEADGSVFGVLTTRAVDEAYRASRR, from the coding sequence GTGAGCTCCACCCAACGACCCGGCACGTGGCGGATCGGACGGATCGCCGGCGTCGACCTGCTGATCAAGCCGTCGCTGCTGCTCATGGGTGCTGCTCTCGTCGTGGTGTTCGCGCCCCGCTACGAGGACCGGTCCGACACGAGCCCCTACGTCCTGGCTGCGGTGTTCGTCGTGGCCCTGTACGTGTCCGTGCTCGTGCACGAGATCGCGCACGTCCTGGTCGCGCGCGGCTACCGGATGCAGGTCGACTCGGTGACCCTGCACCTGCTCGGCGGCGAGACGCTGATCAAGGGCGAGAGCCGCACGCCGGGCCAGGAGCTGGTCACCTCGATCGCCGGTCCGGCCGCGTCCTTCGCGATCGCCCTCGGCGCCTTCGCGGTCTCCGGCGCGATGGACATCAACACGACGTCCGACATCATCTACTCGATCGCGTTCGTCAACCTGATCGTCGCGGCGTTCAACATGCTGCCGGGTCTCCCGCTGGACGGCGGACGCGTCTTCCGGGCGATCATCTGGAAGGTCACCGGCGACGAGGAGAGCGGGATCCGTATCGCCGCCTGGATCGGCCGGTTCGCGGCCGTGGCGCTGGTCGCGGCCACGCTGTGGTTCATCGGCGACGTGCAGGACACCGCGATCAACGTCCTCATCGCGGTCTTCGTCGCGTTCTTCCTCTGGCAGGGCGCCGGGGACGCGCTGCACAACGTCGGACAGGCCGCCCGCATCAACGGGCTGGTCGCGCGCGAGATAGGGTTCCCCGGCGCCACCCCGCCGCCCAACGCCGAGACGTTGTCGGCGGATCTTCGAGGTCCCGACCTGCTGCGCGCCATGGCGGCGCGGCCGGCCGAGGCCTATGCCCTGACCGAAGCCGACGGAAGCGTGTTCGGTGTCCTCACCACACGCGCCGTCGACGAAGCCTATAGAGCGAGCCGCCGATGA
- a CDS encoding tRNA (adenine-N1)-methyltransferase encodes MTSFTRSGPLLEGEWVRLTDPKGRKHNVQLEAGREFSTKKGQIKHDDMIGQPEGIVIQSSMEFPYQVFRPLLFEYVVSMPRGAAIIYPKDAAQIVAQADIYPGARVVEAGAGSGSLTAYLLRAIGPTGTLGSYELREEFAENVTKNVHQVAGTDLPGWTLTVGDVRDVITETEIDRLILDMVDPWTCIPLAAERLVPGGIVCAYVATTTQLSLFVETVRADGGFTEPRAWETLERDWHLEGLAVRPQHKMNGHTAFLVTARRMAPGYRSMGTSRRPAPGAYGPDYKGPRPAGLDDA; translated from the coding sequence ATGACCTCCTTCACCCGCAGTGGACCCCTTCTCGAGGGGGAGTGGGTGCGACTGACCGACCCCAAGGGCCGCAAGCACAACGTGCAGCTCGAGGCCGGTCGCGAGTTCTCGACCAAGAAGGGCCAGATCAAGCACGACGACATGATCGGGCAGCCCGAGGGCATCGTGATCCAGTCGTCGATGGAGTTCCCGTACCAGGTCTTCCGTCCGCTGCTGTTCGAGTACGTCGTCTCGATGCCGCGCGGCGCCGCGATCATCTACCCCAAGGACGCCGCGCAGATCGTCGCGCAGGCCGACATCTACCCCGGGGCCCGCGTGGTCGAGGCCGGCGCCGGGTCCGGCAGCCTGACGGCGTACCTGTTGCGGGCGATCGGCCCGACCGGCACGCTCGGCTCGTACGAGCTGCGCGAGGAGTTCGCCGAGAACGTCACCAAGAACGTGCACCAGGTCGCCGGCACGGACCTGCCGGGCTGGACGCTGACGGTCGGGGACGTGCGCGACGTCATCACCGAGACCGAGATCGACCGGCTGATCCTCGACATGGTCGACCCGTGGACGTGCATCCCGCTCGCGGCAGAGCGTCTCGTGCCCGGTGGAATCGTCTGCGCGTACGTCGCGACGACCACGCAGCTGTCGCTGTTCGTGGAGACGGTCCGTGCCGACGGCGGGTTCACCGAGCCCCGCGCCTGGGAGACGCTTGAGCGCGACTGGCACCTCGAGGGGCTCGCCGTCCGGCCGCAGCACAAGATGAACGGTCACACCGCGTTCCTGGTGACGGCCCGCCGGATGGCTCCCGGTTACCGCTCGATGGGCACGTCGCGGCGCCCGGCGCCCGGCGCGTACGGACCCGACTACAAGGGACCTCGGCCCGCCGGCCTCGACGACGCGTAG
- the arc gene encoding proteasome ATPase, protein MSGPAGSSDQEIAYLRAEVEHLRRRLGTERSTDSRLSELEAKLSATSSQNERLTTTLREARDQIVTLKEEVDRLAQPPTGFGTFLQRNDDDSVDVFTGGRKMRVNVSPSVDKDALRKGQEVILNEAMNVVTALEFEQTGEVVTLKEILADGQRALVIGNADEERVVRLAEPLMGLKIRAGDSLLLDGRSGYVYERVPKSEVEELVLEEVPDIDYESIGGLRGQIESIRDAVELPYLHPDIFIEHELKPPKGVLLYGPPGCGKTMIAKAVAASLAKKVSEKTGEEGRSFFLNIKGPELLNKYVGETERHIRLVFQRAREKASEGTPVIVFFDEMDSLFRTRGSGVSSDVENTIVPQLLSEIDGVEGLENVLVIGASNREDMIDPAILRPGRLDVKIKIERPDAESARDIFSKYLTASLPLHADDLAEWGGNRQDTVDGMIQRTVERMYTESEDNQFLEVTYANGDKEVLYFKDFNSGAMIQNIVDRAKKMAIKDLLEHGQRGLRVQHMLQACLDEFKENEDLPNTTNPDDWARISGKKGERIVFIRTLISGKSGNEPGRSIDTVANTGQYL, encoded by the coding sequence ATGAGTGGTCCGGCGGGCAGTTCGGACCAGGAGATCGCGTACTTGCGTGCGGAGGTCGAGCACCTGCGCCGCCGTCTGGGCACCGAACGGTCGACCGACTCGCGCCTGTCCGAGCTCGAGGCGAAGCTCTCGGCCACCAGCAGCCAGAACGAGCGGCTGACCACGACACTGCGCGAGGCGCGTGACCAGATCGTCACCCTCAAGGAGGAGGTCGACCGGCTGGCCCAGCCGCCGACCGGCTTCGGCACCTTCCTGCAGCGCAACGACGACGACTCGGTCGACGTGTTCACGGGCGGTCGCAAGATGCGCGTGAACGTCAGCCCCTCGGTCGACAAGGACGCCCTGCGCAAGGGCCAGGAAGTCATCCTCAACGAGGCGATGAACGTCGTCACGGCGCTGGAGTTCGAGCAGACCGGCGAGGTCGTCACGCTCAAGGAGATCCTGGCCGACGGCCAGCGGGCCCTCGTCATCGGCAACGCCGACGAGGAGCGCGTCGTGCGCCTGGCCGAGCCGCTGATGGGACTGAAGATCCGCGCCGGCGACTCGCTGCTGCTCGACGGACGGTCCGGCTACGTCTACGAGCGGGTCCCGAAGTCCGAGGTCGAGGAGCTCGTCCTGGAGGAGGTCCCCGACATCGACTACGAGTCGATCGGCGGCCTGCGGGGCCAGATCGAGTCCATCCGCGACGCGGTCGAGCTGCCCTACCTGCACCCCGACATCTTCATCGAGCACGAGCTGAAGCCGCCCAAGGGCGTGCTGCTCTACGGCCCTCCCGGCTGCGGCAAGACCATGATCGCCAAGGCGGTCGCGGCGTCGCTGGCCAAGAAGGTCTCGGAGAAGACCGGCGAGGAGGGTCGCTCGTTCTTCCTCAACATCAAGGGTCCCGAGCTGCTCAACAAGTACGTCGGTGAGACCGAGCGGCACATCCGCCTCGTCTTCCAGCGGGCCCGTGAGAAGGCCAGCGAGGGCACCCCGGTCATCGTGTTCTTCGACGAGATGGACTCCCTGTTCCGCACCCGCGGCTCCGGCGTCTCCTCCGACGTGGAGAACACGATCGTCCCGCAGCTGCTCAGCGAGATCGACGGGGTCGAGGGCCTCGAGAACGTCCTGGTCATCGGTGCCTCGAACCGCGAGGACATGATCGACCCGGCGATCCTGCGTCCGGGACGCCTCGACGTCAAGATCAAGATTGAGCGGCCCGACGCGGAGTCGGCGCGTGACATCTTCAGCAAGTACCTCACCGCAAGCCTGCCGCTGCACGCGGACGACCTGGCCGAGTGGGGTGGCAACCGTCAGGACACTGTCGACGGGATGATCCAGCGCACCGTGGAGCGGATGTACACCGAGTCCGAGGACAACCAGTTCCTCGAGGTCACGTACGCCAACGGCGACAAGGAGGTCCTGTACTTCAAGGACTTCAACTCCGGCGCCATGATCCAGAACATCGTCGACCGCGCGAAGAAGATGGCCATCAAGGACCTCCTCGAGCACGGGCAGCGCGGACTGCGGGTGCAGCACATGCTGCAGGCGTGCCTCGACGAGTTCAAGGAGAACGAGGACCTGCCCAACACGACCAACCCCGACGACTGGGCGCGGATCTCGGGCAAGAAGGGTGAGCGCATCGTGTTCATCCGGACCCTGATCTCCGGCAAGAGCGGCAACGAGCCGGGTCGGTCGATCGACACGGTCGCCAACACCGGTCAGTACCTCTGA
- a CDS encoding GNAT family N-acetyltransferase, producing the protein MESHTSTHDLRVVSYASDDAQLLTAEVQAEYGRRYGGDGDVSPIDVHQFDPPGGHFVMVYVDGVPAAMGGWRRGGPAGESDAEIKRMYVRPAYARRGLAREILAELERSAAAAGITRLVLETGTKQPEAIALYHSAGYVEVPKFGFYRDYDDSVHLGKIIA; encoded by the coding sequence ATGGAGAGCCACACCTCGACGCACGACCTCCGGGTCGTCTCGTACGCGAGCGACGACGCACAGCTGCTGACCGCCGAGGTCCAGGCCGAGTACGGTCGTCGCTACGGCGGCGACGGCGACGTCTCACCGATCGACGTGCACCAGTTCGACCCGCCCGGCGGGCACTTCGTGATGGTCTACGTCGACGGCGTCCCGGCCGCGATGGGCGGCTGGCGCCGGGGCGGGCCGGCAGGGGAGTCCGACGCCGAGATCAAGCGGATGTACGTCCGCCCGGCGTACGCCCGGCGGGGGCTGGCGCGGGAGATCCTGGCCGAGCTGGAGCGCTCGGCCGCCGCTGCGGGCATCACGCGCCTGGTGCTGGAGACCGGCACCAAGCAGCCCGAGGCCATCGCCCTGTACCACTCGGCCGGCTATGTCGAGGTCCCGAAGTTCGGCTTCTACCGCGACTACGACGACAGCGTGCACCTGGGCAAGATCATCGCCTGA
- a CDS encoding DMT family transporter — protein MSPQLLRTTVAPSVALVILWSSGFIGAELGTREAPASAVLWWRYLVAAAILVAICAWRRVRFDRHTLGRQVVLGLLIQVAYLGLIVGGVGLGAAAGTTSLIASLQPLVVIALAVLALGERARRAQLVGLALGLVGVILVVGGDLSAGGAAWWVYLLPVGGMLALSCGTVLEQRWQPPESMLVSLTIQTLTGAVAFSVLALVDGTTGVPTAGAFWVAIAWVVLLSSFGGYGSYLYVTRTQGATRASTWLYLTPPTTMLWAALMFGDRVSALGLAGLAVAAVGVAVALRPPAKVRTEVRA, from the coding sequence ATGTCGCCACAGCTGCTCCGCACCACGGTCGCCCCCTCGGTGGCGCTGGTGATCCTGTGGAGCTCGGGATTCATCGGCGCGGAGCTCGGCACCCGCGAGGCGCCAGCGTCCGCCGTGCTGTGGTGGCGGTACCTGGTCGCCGCGGCGATCCTCGTGGCGATCTGCGCCTGGCGGCGCGTGCGATTCGACCGCCACACCCTCGGCCGGCAGGTCGTGCTGGGGCTGCTGATCCAGGTGGCGTACCTCGGGCTGATCGTCGGCGGGGTGGGGCTCGGCGCGGCGGCCGGCACGACCTCGCTGATCGCCTCCCTGCAGCCGCTCGTGGTGATTGCGCTCGCGGTCCTGGCGCTCGGGGAGCGCGCCCGGAGGGCCCAGCTCGTCGGTCTCGCGCTCGGCCTGGTCGGCGTGATCCTGGTGGTGGGCGGCGACCTCTCCGCCGGCGGAGCCGCGTGGTGGGTCTACCTCCTGCCCGTCGGCGGCATGCTGGCGCTGTCGTGCGGGACCGTGCTCGAGCAGAGGTGGCAGCCGCCGGAGTCCATGCTGGTCTCGCTGACGATCCAGACGCTCACGGGCGCTGTCGCGTTCTCGGTGCTGGCGCTCGTCGACGGGACGACGGGCGTGCCGACAGCCGGGGCGTTCTGGGTCGCGATCGCTTGGGTCGTGCTGCTGTCGAGCTTCGGCGGCTACGGCTCCTACCTCTACGTGACCCGCACCCAGGGCGCGACGCGGGCCAGCACGTGGCTCTACCTCACCCCGCCCACCACCATGCTGTGGGCCGCCCTGATGTTCGGGGACAGGGTCTCGGCGCTGGGCCTCGCCGGGCTGGCCGTGGCCGCAGTGGGCGTGGCAGTGGCCCTGCGCCCTCCAGCGAAGGTGAGGACCGAGGTGCGCGCGTGA
- a CDS encoding TetR/AcrR family transcriptional regulator has translation MTTITEPRMTPTAVRILRTAADLFYANGLRAVGVERIAEDAGTTKKTIYDRFGSKDGLITAYLRDRRDRWHAFVTAYVDERAPEPGRERVLAVLDALEAWMAQGSRGCGFVNAYAELGGTDHPALPIITEEKQWTRDYYVELLTEMDVPEPDRRGREVALVHEGATVQLTAGGQPDAMTDARALVGRILDAGVAARDATGVTVG, from the coding sequence ATGACGACCATCACCGAGCCCCGCATGACGCCCACGGCCGTCCGCATCCTGCGCACCGCTGCGGACCTGTTCTACGCGAACGGTCTTCGCGCAGTCGGCGTCGAGCGCATCGCGGAGGACGCGGGCACCACGAAGAAGACGATCTACGACCGCTTCGGCTCCAAGGACGGCCTGATCACGGCGTACCTGCGCGACCGACGCGACCGCTGGCACGCGTTCGTGACGGCGTACGTGGACGAGCGCGCACCCGAGCCGGGGCGCGAACGCGTGCTGGCGGTGCTCGACGCGCTGGAGGCCTGGATGGCCCAGGGCTCGCGCGGCTGCGGATTCGTCAACGCCTACGCCGAGCTCGGCGGCACCGACCACCCGGCGCTGCCGATCATCACCGAGGAGAAGCAGTGGACCCGCGACTACTACGTCGAGCTGCTCACCGAGATGGACGTCCCGGAGCCGGATCGCCGGGGCCGCGAGGTGGCTCTCGTGCACGAGGGCGCGACCGTGCAGCTCACCGCGGGCGGGCAGCCCGACGCGATGACCGACGCCCGCGCACTGGTGGGACGCATCCTGGACGCCGGTGTCGCAGCTCGTGACGCCACCGGGGTGACCGTAGGCTGA
- the dop gene encoding depupylase/deamidase Dop, with protein sequence MTVRRVQGSEVEYGIAVQGQPHANPMVASTHVVNAYAAAHGLTRRARWDFEEESPLRDARGFDLSREVADPSQLTDEDMGLANIILTNGARLYVDHAHPEYSSPEVTNPLDVVRFEKAGENVMRLGAELAGQIPNSAPIVLYKNNIDNKGASYGSHENYLMRRDVPFDQIVEHLTPFFVSRQVFTGAGRVGQRQDGSVHAFQLSQRADYFEVGVGLETTLKRPIINTRDEPHADPKKYRRLHVIIGDANCSETAIYLKHGTTSLVLAMIEAGFITRSLALAAPVTAVHDISHDPTLTQKVELADGRTVTALELQGEYLQLAKAFVAQEGSDEQTDDVLQRWESVLDRLARDPMECARELDWVAKLALLERYRERDHLDWDHAKLHLVDLQYHDIRLHKGLYHQLVQNGRMDRLFTDDQIAASVVDPPRDTRAYFRGMCLARFSRDIAAASWDSVIFDLPGHDSLQRIPTMEPLRGTAEHVGPLFETSRTAAELFSAITGR encoded by the coding sequence ATGACTGTTCGTCGCGTCCAAGGCAGCGAGGTCGAGTACGGCATCGCCGTGCAGGGCCAGCCGCACGCCAATCCCATGGTGGCGTCGACGCACGTCGTCAACGCGTACGCCGCGGCGCACGGCCTCACCCGCCGCGCCCGGTGGGACTTCGAGGAGGAGAGCCCGCTGCGCGATGCGCGCGGCTTCGACCTCAGCCGCGAGGTCGCGGACCCTTCGCAGCTCACCGACGAGGACATGGGCCTGGCCAACATCATCCTGACGAACGGCGCGCGGCTCTACGTCGACCACGCCCACCCGGAGTACTCGAGCCCGGAGGTCACGAACCCGCTCGACGTCGTGCGGTTCGAGAAGGCCGGCGAGAACGTCATGCGCCTCGGCGCCGAGCTGGCCGGGCAGATCCCCAACAGCGCGCCGATCGTCCTGTACAAGAACAACATCGACAACAAGGGCGCCTCGTACGGCTCGCACGAGAACTACCTGATGCGCCGCGACGTTCCGTTCGACCAGATCGTCGAGCACCTGACGCCGTTCTTCGTCTCACGACAGGTCTTCACCGGTGCGGGGCGGGTCGGCCAGCGCCAGGACGGCAGCGTGCACGCGTTCCAGCTCAGCCAGCGCGCCGACTACTTCGAGGTCGGGGTCGGTCTCGAGACGACGCTCAAGCGCCCGATCATCAACACCCGCGACGAGCCGCACGCCGACCCGAAGAAGTACCGCCGCCTGCACGTCATCATCGGCGACGCGAACTGCTCGGAGACCGCCATCTACCTCAAGCACGGCACCACGTCGCTCGTGCTGGCGATGATCGAGGCCGGCTTCATCACGCGCAGCCTCGCCCTGGCGGCCCCCGTCACGGCGGTCCACGACATCTCCCACGACCCGACGCTGACGCAGAAGGTCGAGCTGGCGGACGGGCGCACGGTCACGGCGCTGGAGCTGCAGGGGGAGTACCTGCAGCTCGCGAAGGCGTTCGTCGCCCAGGAGGGCTCCGACGAGCAGACCGACGACGTCCTGCAGCGCTGGGAGAGCGTGCTGGACCGCCTCGCCCGCGACCCCATGGAGTGCGCGCGTGAGCTCGACTGGGTCGCGAAGCTCGCCCTGCTGGAGCGCTACCGCGAGCGCGACCACCTGGACTGGGACCACGCCAAGCTGCATCTCGTGGACCTGCAGTACCACGACATCCGCCTGCACAAGGGGCTCTACCACCAGCTCGTGCAGAACGGCAGGATGGACCGGTTGTTCACCGACGACCAGATCGCCGCGTCCGTGGTCGATCCGCCCCGCGACACCCGGGCCTACTTCCGCGGCATGTGCCTGGCCCGGTTCAGCCGGGACATCGCGGCCGCCTCGTGGGACTCGGTGATCTTCGACCTGCCCGGTCACGACTCGCTGCAGCGGATCCCGACGATGGAGCCGCTGCGCGGGACCGCGGAGCACGTCGGCCCGCTGTTCGAGACCAGCAGGACCGCAGCAGAGCTGTTCTCCGCGATCACCGGCCGCTGA
- a CDS encoding ABC transporter ATP-binding protein codes for MTTDHTLTVEGLTLGYRDRTVIEDLSLMIPTGQVTAIVGANACGKSTLLRSMSRLLTPRTGQVLLDGKQVHRLPAKELARTLGLLPQSPIAPEGITVSDLVGRGRHPHQRLLSRWSAEDDEAVAAALEATDTVSLADRSVDELSGGQRQRVWIAMALAQRTDVLLLDEPTTFLDVSHQVEVLDLLTDLNRDRGTTIVMVLHDLNLAARYADRLIALAGGRVHAVGDPHAVLTEEVVREVFGLECSVIVDPVSGRPLMLPIGRHRTSARVSGR; via the coding sequence GTGACCACGGACCACACGCTCACCGTCGAGGGACTCACCCTCGGCTACCGCGACCGCACCGTCATCGAGGACCTGTCGCTCATGATCCCGACGGGCCAGGTCACCGCGATCGTCGGCGCGAACGCGTGCGGCAAGTCGACGCTGCTGCGCTCGATGTCGCGCCTGCTCACCCCCCGCACGGGTCAGGTGCTCCTGGACGGCAAGCAGGTCCACCGCCTGCCGGCCAAGGAGCTCGCCCGGACCCTCGGGCTGCTGCCCCAGTCGCCGATCGCGCCCGAGGGCATCACGGTGAGCGACCTGGTGGGCCGCGGCCGCCACCCCCACCAGCGGCTGCTGTCGCGCTGGTCCGCCGAGGACGACGAGGCGGTCGCCGCCGCGCTGGAGGCCACCGACACGGTGTCCCTCGCCGACCGGTCCGTCGACGAGCTGTCAGGCGGTCAGCGCCAGCGGGTGTGGATCGCGATGGCGCTGGCCCAGCGGACGGACGTGCTGCTGCTCGACGAGCCCACGACGTTCCTGGACGTCAGCCACCAGGTGGAGGTGCTGGACCTGCTGACGGACCTCAACCGGGACCGCGGGACGACGATCGTCATGGTGCTGCACGACCTCAACCTCGCCGCCCGGTACGCGGATCGGCTCATCGCACTGGCCGGCGGACGCGTGCACGCGGTGGGCGACCCGCACGCCGTGCTGACCGAGGAGGTCGTCCGCGAGGTGTTCGGCCTCGAGTGCAGCGTCATCGTCGACCCGGTGTCCGGGCGACCGCTGATGCTGCCGATCGGGCGCCACCGGACGTCGGCCCGCGTCAGCGGCCGGTGA
- a CDS encoding FecCD family ABC transporter permease has protein sequence MSSQTVQHVATSRVRRAARRRVVTSVLVVLVLVAFAASLMVGHTFYPPADVWAVVTGQDVPGASFTVGRLRLPRAVMGLVAGLCFGLAGVTFQTLLRNPLASPDIIGISAGASAAAAFAIVSLSLSGPAISLFAITVGLGVAMLIYVLSYRDGVAGTRLILIGIGVAAMLESLTTYILSRAATWDLQEAQRWLTGSLNGAGWEDVLPTLAALLVLGPLLLSQLRDLQMLQLGDDAASALGVRVELTRLVVIASAVGLIAFATAATGPIAFVAFLAGPIAARIVGPGGSLLVPAALVGALLVLVADLCGQYAFGHRYPVGVVTGVLGAPYLVYLIVRTNRAGGSL, from the coding sequence GTGAGCAGCCAGACGGTGCAGCACGTCGCGACCAGCCGCGTCCGCCGCGCGGCGCGACGACGGGTGGTCACGTCCGTCCTGGTCGTGCTGGTTCTCGTCGCGTTCGCGGCGAGCCTGATGGTCGGTCACACGTTCTATCCGCCGGCGGACGTGTGGGCCGTCGTCACCGGCCAGGACGTGCCCGGTGCGTCCTTCACGGTCGGCCGGCTCCGGCTCCCCCGTGCCGTGATGGGTCTGGTCGCCGGGCTCTGCTTCGGGCTCGCGGGTGTCACCTTCCAGACGCTGCTCCGCAACCCCCTGGCCAGCCCCGACATCATCGGCATCAGCGCCGGCGCCAGCGCCGCGGCGGCCTTCGCGATCGTCTCGCTGTCGCTCAGCGGTCCGGCGATCTCGTTGTTCGCGATCACGGTCGGACTCGGTGTGGCGATGCTGATCTACGTGCTGTCCTACCGCGACGGGGTCGCCGGCACCCGCTTGATCCTCATCGGGATCGGCGTCGCAGCGATGCTGGAGAGCCTCACCACCTACATCCTGAGCCGCGCGGCCACGTGGGACCTGCAGGAGGCGCAGCGGTGGCTGACCGGCAGCCTCAACGGGGCCGGCTGGGAGGACGTCCTGCCGACGCTGGCCGCCCTGCTGGTGCTGGGCCCCCTCCTGCTGTCGCAGCTGCGGGACCTCCAGATGCTGCAGCTGGGTGACGACGCCGCGTCGGCCCTCGGCGTGCGGGTCGAGCTGACCCGGCTGGTCGTGATCGCCAGCGCGGTCGGGCTGATCGCCTTCGCGACCGCGGCGACCGGTCCGATCGCGTTCGTGGCCTTTCTCGCCGGGCCGATCGCCGCGCGCATCGTCGGCCCGGGCGGGTCGCTGCTCGTGCCGGCCGCGCTCGTCGGCGCGCTGCTGGTGCTGGTGGCCGACCTCTGTGGCCAGTACGCCTTCGGCCACCGCTACCCCGTCGGCGTCGTGACCGGGGTCCTGGGAGCGCCGTACCTCGTCTACCTCATCGTCCGCACCAACCGCGCTGGAGGATCACTGTGA
- a CDS encoding FecCD family ABC transporter permease, with protein sequence MSADQRIDQVHASGVAVVRRPRQLRVVWMLLALVVLAALVLLSVAVGSRPVGWSDIVAGLGGASDTLGEAAVTKRIPRTLLAVVVGAALGAAGAVLQGVTRNPLADPEILGVNMGASLAVVIGIAWFGMSTPSSFVWVAIAGAAAAAVFVYTVASLGRGGATPLKLALAGTATSAAFASFITALVLPRGDISGNVRSWQIGGVGGASFETIRLVVPFLLIGFAVCLLTSRGLNTLALGDDVASALGERVALTRAGAAVGAVMLCGASTAVAGPIGFVGLVIPHLCRLLVGVDHRWLVPFSAVAGAALLTAADVAGRIVARPSEIDVGIVTALIGAPFFIHIVRRQKVREL encoded by the coding sequence GTGAGCGCGGACCAGCGGATCGATCAGGTCCATGCCTCGGGCGTCGCCGTCGTGCGACGCCCGAGGCAGCTGCGTGTCGTCTGGATGCTGCTGGCGCTCGTCGTCCTGGCCGCGCTCGTCCTGCTCTCCGTGGCAGTCGGCTCACGACCCGTGGGCTGGTCCGACATCGTGGCCGGCCTCGGAGGCGCCAGCGACACGCTCGGCGAGGCCGCCGTCACCAAGCGCATCCCCCGGACCCTGCTGGCCGTCGTGGTGGGTGCAGCCCTGGGCGCCGCGGGCGCCGTGCTGCAGGGGGTGACCCGCAACCCGCTCGCGGACCCGGAGATCCTCGGCGTCAACATGGGCGCCTCGCTCGCGGTCGTCATCGGCATCGCGTGGTTCGGCATGAGCACGCCGTCGAGCTTCGTCTGGGTGGCGATCGCCGGAGCCGCGGCGGCGGCCGTGTTCGTGTACACCGTCGCCTCCCTCGGCCGCGGGGGCGCGACGCCCCTCAAGCTCGCCCTCGCGGGGACCGCGACCTCGGCGGCGTTCGCGTCGTTCATCACCGCTCTGGTGCTGCCGCGGGGCGACATCTCGGGCAACGTGCGCTCGTGGCAGATCGGTGGCGTCGGCGGTGCATCGTTCGAGACCATCCGGCTGGTCGTGCCCTTCCTGCTCATCGGGTTCGCCGTCTGCCTGCTGACCTCCCGCGGGCTGAACACGCTCGCCCTCGGCGACGACGTCGCGTCCGCGCTGGGCGAGCGGGTGGCGCTGACGCGGGCAGGAGCGGCCGTGGGGGCCGTGATGCTGTGCGGCGCGAGCACCGCCGTCGCCGGGCCCATCGGCTTCGTGGGACTGGTGATCCCCCACCTCTGCCGGCTCCTGGTCGGGGTCGACCACCGCTGGCTGGTGCCGTTCTCCGCGGTGGCCGGCGCCGCCCTGCTGACCGCCGCCGACGTCGCAGGACGCATCGTGGCCAGGCCCAGCGAGATCGACGTGGGCATCGTCACCGCCCTCATCGGCGCCCCGTTCTTCATCCACATCGTCCGCCGGCAGAAGGTGCGTGAGCTGTGA